A part of Rhodamnia argentea isolate NSW1041297 chromosome 8, ASM2092103v1, whole genome shotgun sequence genomic DNA contains:
- the LOC115726154 gene encoding uncharacterized protein LOC115726154, whose amino-acid sequence MESHHPSTLLSMDSGFLSHDELEREIDGSIIHGGPPDINLPLSSRPSPPPLAWNDPCDNLDVGLGPQLYETEMIVNMPKMGRKSNKRLDSVWGAWFFFSFYFRPVLNEKSKSKIVKDRNGVSGFEKSDLQLNAFLVQHDMENIYMWVFKERPDNALGKMQLRSYMNGHSRQGERPFPFSVDRGFVRSHRMQRKHYRGLSNPQCVHGIEIVRTPNLVSLDEQELKRWMELTGRDMNFSIPMEAGDYSSWRNLSSTEFELERPLPLSKSNTNHQSRKLLNGCGLNLSTQPSDHSNGDVVDLSPVRNKRKKEYSPNGNSEELNLSNGSHSDRGLDLKIHSVEPSWYNAFTGVMKNVCGPATAAKTIYEDDEGFLIVVSLPFVDLQRVKVTWKNAHLHGIVKISCVSTACIPFISRHNRTFKLTDPTPEHCPPGEFIREIPLPARIPEDAKLEAYCDETGTLLEIIVPKHHTGPEEHEVRVCFHPSTWSD is encoded by the coding sequence ATGGAGAGCCATCATCCTTCAACATTGTTGTCAATGGACTCTGGCTTTTTGTCTCATGatgaattggagagagagatagatggcTCGATCATCCATGGAGGACCACCTGATATTAATCTCCCTTTGTCATCGAGGCCTAGTCCACCTCCTCTGGCTTGGAACGACCCTTGTGATAATTTGGATGTCGGTTTGGGACCCCAACTTTACGAAACAGAGATGATCGTTAATATGCCAAAAATGGGACGTAAGAGCAACAAGCGACTTGACAGTGTGTGGGGGGCCtggtttttctttagtttttacTTCAGGCCTGTTTTGAATGAAAAGTCAAAGTCCAAAATAGTTAAGGACCGTAATGGTGTGTCTGGCTTCGAGAAATCAGACTTGCAGCTCAATGCTTTCTTGGTTCAGCACGACATGGAGAACATTTACATGTGGGTTTTCAAGGAGAGGCCTGATAATGCTCTTGGCAAGATGCAGCTGAGAAGTTACATGAATGGGCATAGCCGGCAAGGGGAACGTCCATTTCCCTTTAGCGTGGATAGGGGTTTTGTACGATCTCATAGGATGCAGAGGAAGCACTACCGTGGTCTCTCCAATCCCCAGTGCGTTCATGGGATTGAAATTGTACGGACACCCAATCTTGTCAGTCTTGATGAGCAAGAGCTGAAGAGGTGGATGGAATTGACTGGCCGAGATATGAACTTTTCCATCCCTATGGAAGCTGGTGACTACAGTTCCTGGAGAAATCTTTCAAGCactgagtttgagcttgaacgGCCACTGCCTCTATCAAAGAGcaacacaaatcatcaatctaGGAAGTTGCTCAATGGCTGTGGTTTAAATCTGTCTACCCAGCCATCGGACCATAGTAATGGTGATGTAGTGGATTTGTCACCAGTTCgcaacaaaaggaagaaagaatatTCTCCGAATGGAAATAGTGAGGAGTTGAATTTATCAAATGGTTCTCATTCTGACAGAGGTTTGGATCTGAAAATTCACTCAGTTGAGCCGTCATGGTATAATGCATTTACTGGGGTCATGAAGAATGTCTGCGGCCCTGCTACAGCTGCAAAAACAAtatatgaagatgatgaagggttTCTGATCGTTGTCAGCTTGCCTTTTGTAGATCTTCAGAGGGTAAAAGTCACATGGAAGAACGCTCATTTACATGGGATCGTGAAGATTTCCTGTGTTAGTACAGCTTGCATTCCTTTTATTTCAAGACACAACAGGACCTTTAAGCTAACAGATCCAACACCGGAGCACTGCCCTCCAGGGGAGTTCATCAGAGAGATTCCCCTACCAGCCCGCATTCCAGAAGATGCTAAGTTGGAAGCATATTGTGATGAGACGGGAACATTGCTTGAGATCATTGTACCCAAACATCATACAGGACCTGAAGAACATGAGGTTCGTGTATGCTTCCACCCCTCCACTTGGAGTGATTGA